In a genomic window of Macaca nemestrina isolate mMacNem1 chromosome 18, mMacNem.hap1, whole genome shotgun sequence:
- the LOC105485869 gene encoding voltage-dependent T-type calcium channel subunit alpha-1H isoform X4 — MTEGARAADEVRVPLGAPPPGPAAAVGASPESPGVPGREAEQGSEPGVSPPESPAAERGAELGADEEQRVPYPALAATVFFCLGQTTRPRSWCLRLVCNPWFEHVSMLVIMLNCVTLGMFRPCEDVECGSERCNILEAFDAFIFAFFAVEMVIKMVALGLFGQKCYLGDTWNRLDFFIVVAGMMEYSLDGHNVSLSAIRTVRVLRPLRAINRVPSMRILVTLLLDTLPMLGNVLLLCFFVFFIFGIVGVQLWAGLLRNRCFLDSAFVRNNNLTFLRPYYQTEEGEENPFICSSRRDNGMQKCSHIPSRRELRVPCTLGWEAYVQPQAEGVGATRNACINWNQYYNVCRSGDSNPHNGAINFDNIGYAWIAIFQVITLEGWVDIMYYVMDAHSFYNFIYFILLIIVGSFFMINLCLVVIATQFSETKQRESQLMREQRARHLSSDSTLASFSEPGSCYEELLKYVGHIFRKVKRRGLRLCARWQSRWRKKVDPSAVQGQGPGHRQRRAGRHTASVHHLVYHHHHHHHHHYHFSHSSPRRPGPEPGACDTRVVRAGAPPSPPSPGSRAPDAESVHSIYHADCHIEGPQERAQVARAAATAAASLKLATGLGTMNYPTILSSGMGSGRGSTSPGPKGKWASGPPGTGGHSPLSLNSPDPYEKIQHVVGEHGLGQAPGHLSGLSVPCPLPSPPAGTLTCELKSCPYCTHALEDPEGELSGSESGDSDGRGIYEFTQDVQHGDRRDPMQPPPATDTPGPGSPRRRAQQMAAPGEPGRLGHLWATFSGKLRRIVDSKYFSRGIMMAILVNTLSMGVEYHEQPEELTHALEISNVVFTSMFALEMLLKLLACGPLGYIRNPYNIFDGIIVVISVWEIVGQADGGLSVLRTFRLLRVLKLVRFLPALRRQLVVLVKTMDNVATFCTLLMLFIFIFSILGMHLFGCKFSLKTDTGDTVPDRKNFDSLLWAIVTVFQILTQEDWNVVLYNGMASTSSWAALYFVALMTFGNYVLFNLLVAILVEGFQAEGDANRSDTDEDKTSVHFEEDFHKLRELQTTELKMCSLAVTPNGHLEGRGSLSPPLIMCTAATPMPTPKSSPYLDAAPSLPDSRRGSSSSGDPPLGDQKPPANLRSSPCAPWGPNGAWSSRRSSWSSLGRAPSLKRRSQCGERESLLSGEGKGSTDDEAEDGRATPGPRATPLRRAESLDPRPLRPAPHPPTKCRDCNGQMVALPSEFFLRVDSHREDAAELDDDLEDSCCFRLHKVLEPYKPQWCRSREAWALYLFSPQNRFRVSCQKIITHKMFDHVVLVFIFLNCVTIALERPDIDPSSTERAFLSVSNYIFTAIFVAEMMVKVVALGLLSGEHAYLQSSWNLLDGLLVLVSLVDIVVAMASAGGAKILGVLRVLRLLRTLRPLRVISRAPGLKLVVETLISSLRPIGNIVLICCAFFIIFGILGVQLFKGKFYYCEGGDTRNISTKAQCRAAHYRWALMSLFVLSSKDGWVNIMYDGLDAVGVDQQPVQNHNPWMLLYFISFLLIVSFFVLNMFVGVVVENFHKCRQHQEAEEARRREEKRLRRLERRRRSKALPVAVAEAQRRPYYADYSPTRRSIHSLCTSHYLDLFITFIICVNVITMSMEHYNQPKSLDEALKYCNYVFTIVFVFEAALKLVAFGFRRFFKDRWNQLDLAIVLLSLMGITLEEIEMSAALPINPTIIRIMRVLRIARVLKLLKMATGMRALLDTVVQALPQVGNLGLLFMLLFFIYAALGVELFGRLECSEDNPCEGLSRHATFSNFGMAFLTLFRVSTGDNWNGIMKDTLRECTREDKHCLSYLPALSPVYFVTFVLVAQFVLVNVVVAVLMKHLEESNKEAREDAELDAEIELELAQGPGGARRVDADRPPSPQESPGARDTPNLLVARKVSVSRMLSLPNDSYMFRPVVPAAAPHPRPLQEVEMETYGASTPLGSVASAHSPPAESCASLQIPLAVSSPARSSETLHALSPRGTARSPSLSRLLCRQEAVRADSLEGQIDGPRDTLDPAETGEKTLVRPVSQGGSLQSPPRSPRPTSTRTRKHTFGQRCVSSRTAAPGGEEAEASDPADEEVSHITSSARPWQPAAEPQGPEASPVAGGERDLRRLYSVDAQGFLDKPGRADEQWRPSAELGSGEPGEAKAWGPEAEPALGARRKKKMSPPCISVEPPAEDEGSARPPAAEGGSTTLRRRTPSCEAAPHRDSLEPTEGSGTGGDPAAKGERWGQASCRAEHLTVPSFAFEPLDLGGPSGDPFLDGSHSVTPEPRAFSSGAIVLLEPPETEPPMPVSDPPEKRRGPYLTVPQCPLEKPGSPSAMPAPGDGTDDPV; from the exons CGTGGTTCGAGCACGTGAGCATGCTGGTGATCATGCTCAACTGCGTGACCCTGGGCATGTTCCGGCCCTGTGAGGACGTCGAGTGCGGGTCCGAGCGCTGCAACATCCTGGAG GCCTTTGACGCCTTCATTTTCGCCTTTTTCGCGGTGGAGATGGTCATCAAGATGGTGGCCTTGGGGCTGTTCGGGCAGAAGTGTTACCTGGGTGACACGTGGAACAGGCTGGATTTCTTCATCGTCGTGGCGGG CATGATGGAGTACTCGTTGGATGGACACAACGTGAGCCTCTCGGCTATCAGGACCGTGCGGGTGCTGCGGCCCCTCCGTGCCATCAATCGCGTGCCGA GCATGCGAATCCTGGTCACTCTGCTGCTGGACACGCTGCCCATGCTCGGGAACGTCCTTCTGCTCTGCTTCTTCGTCTTCTTCATTTTCGGCATCGTTGGCGTCCAGCTCTGGGCTGGCCTCCTGCGGAACCGCTGCTTCCTGGACAGTGCCTTTGTCAG AAACAACAACCTGACCTTCCTGCGGCCGTACTACCAGACGGAGGAGGGCGAGGAGAACCCGTTCATCTGCTCCTCGCGCCGAGACAACGGCATGCAGAAGTGCTCGCACATCCCCAGCCGCCGCGAGCTGCGCGTGCCCTGCACGCTGGGCTGGGAGGCCTACGTGCAGCCCCAGGCCGAGGGGGTGGGCGCCACGCGCAACGCCTGCATCAACTGGAACCAGTACTACAACGTGTGCCGCTCGGGCGACTCCAACCCCCACAACGGTGCCATCAACTTCGACAACATTGGCTACGCCTGGATCGCCATCTTCCAG GTGATCACGCTGGAAGGCTGGGTGGACATCATGTACTACGTCATGGACGCCCACTCGTTCTACAATTTCATCTATTTCATCTTGCTCATCATC GTGGGCTCCTTCTTCATGATCAACCTGTGCCTGGTGGTGATTGCCACGCAGTTCTCAGAGACAAAGCAGCGAGAGAGCCAGCTGATGCGGGAGCAGCGGGCGCGCCACCTATCCAGCGACAGCACACTGGCCAGCTTCTCCGAGCCTGGCAGCTGCTACGAAGAGCTGCTGAAGTATGTGGGTCACATATTCCGCAAGGTCAAGCGGCGCGGCTTGCGCCTCTGTGCCCGCTGGCAGAGCCGCTGGCGCAAGAAGGTGGACCCTAGCGCTGTGCAAGGCCAGGGTCCCGGGCACCGCCAGCGCCGGGCGGGCAGGCACACAGCCTCGGTGCACCACCTGgtctaccaccatcaccaccaccaccaccaccactaccatttCAGCCACAGCAGCCCCCGCAGGCCCGGCCCTGAGCCAGGCGCCTGCGACACCAGGGTGGTGCGGGCCGGCGCGCCCCCCTCTCCACCCTCCCCAGGCAGCAGAGCACCCGACGCAGAGTCTGTGCACAGCATCTATCATGCCGACTGCCACATAGAGGGGCCGCAGGAGAGGGCCCAGGTGGCACGTGCCGCCGCCACCGCTGCCGCCAGCCTCAAACTGGCCACGGGGCTGGGCACCATGAACTACCCCACCATCCTGTCCTCAGGGATGGGCAGCGGCAGAGGCAGCACCAGCCCCGGACCCAAGGGGAAGTGGGCCAGTGGGCCTCCAGGCACTGGGGGGCACAGCCCCTTGAGCTTGAATAGCCCCGATCCCTACGAGAAGATCCAGCATGTGGTCGGGGAGCATG GACTGGGCCAGGCCCCTGGCCATCTGTCAGGCCTCAGCGTGCCCtgccccctgcccagccccccaGCAGGCACGCTGACCTGTGAGCTGAAGAGCTGCCCATACTGCACCCATGCCCTGGAGGACCCGGAGGGGGAGCTCAGTGGCTCAGAGAGTGGAGACTCAGATGGCCGTGGCATCTACGAATTCACGCAGGACGTCCAGCACGGTGACCGCCGGGATCCCATGCAACCACCCCCTGCGACGGACACACCAGGCCCAGGCAGCCCCCGGCGGCGGGCACAGCAGATGGCAGCCCCGGGCGAGCCAGGCAGACTGGGCCACCTCTGGGCTACCTTCAGCGGCAAGCTGCGCCGCATCGTGGACAGCAAGTACTTCAGCCGCGGCATCATGATGGCCATTCTCGTCAACACGCTGAGCATGGGCGTGGAGTACCATGAGCAG CCCGAGGAACTGACTCACGCCCTGGAGATCAGCAACGTTGTGTTCACCAGCATGTTCGCCTTGGAGATGTTGTTGAAACTGCTGGCCTGTGGCCCTCTGGGTTACATCCGGAACCCGTACAACATCTTCGACGGCATCATCGTGGTCATCAG CGTCTGGGAGATCGTGGGGCAGGCGGACGGCGGTCTGTCTGTGCTGCGCACCTTCCGGCTGCTGCGTGTGCTGAAGCTGGTGCGCTTCCTGCCAGCGCTGCGGCGCCAGCTTGTGGTACTGGTGAAGACCATGGACAACGTGGCCACCTTCTGCACGCTGCTCATGCTCTTCATTTTCATCTTCAG CATCCTGGGCATGCACCTTTTCGGTTGCAAGTTCAGCCTGAAGACAGACACCGGAGACACCGTGCCCGACAGAAAGAACTTTGACTCCCTGCTGTGGGCCATCGTCACCGTGTTCCAG ATCCTGACCCAGGAGGACTGGAACGTGGTGCTGTACAACGGCatggcctccacctcctcctGGGCCGCCCTCTACTTCGTGGCCCTCATGACCTTCGGCAACTACGTGCTCTTCAACCTGCTGGTGGCCATCCTTGTGGAGGGCTTTCAGGCGGAG GGTGATGCCAACAGATCCGACACGGACGAGGACAAGACATCGGTCCACTTCGAGGAGGATTTCCACAAGCTCAGAGAGCTCCAGACCACAG AGCTGAAGATGTGCTCCCTGGCCGTGACCCCCAACGGGCACCTGGAGGGACGAGGcagcctgtcccctcccctcATCATGTGCACAGCGGCCACACCCATGCCTACTCCCAAGAGCTCACCATACCTGGACGCAGCCCCCAGCCTCCCAGACTCTCGGCGTGGCAGCAGCAGCTCCGGAGACCCGCCCCTGGGAGACCAGAAGCCTCCG GCCAACCTCCGAAGTTCTCCCTGCGCCCCCTGGGGCCCCAATGGTGCCTGGAGCAGCCGGCGTTCCAGCTGGAGCAGCCTGGGCCGTGCCCCCAGCCTCAAGCGCCGCAGCCAGTGCGGGGAACGTGAGTCCTTGCTGTCCGGCGAGGGCAAGGGCAGTACTGACGACGAAGCCGAGGACGGCAGGGCCACGCCGGGGCCCCGTGCCACCCCACTGCGGCGGGCCGAGTCCCTGGACCCACGGCCCCTCCGGCCggccccccacccacccaccaagtGTCGCGACTGCAACGGGCAGATGGTGGCCCTGCCCAGCGAGTTCTTCCTACGCGTCGACAGCCACCGGGAGGATGCGGCCGAGCTTGACGACGACTTGGAGGAT AGCTGCTGCTTCCGCCTGCACAAAGTTCTGGAGCCCTACAAGCCCCAGTGGTGCCGGAGCCGGGAGGCCTGGGCCCTCTACCTCTTCTCCCCACAGAACCG GTTCCGCGTCTCCTGCCAGAAGATCATCACGCACAAGATGTTTGATCACGTGGTCCTCGTCTTCATCTTCCTCAACTGCGTCACCATCGCCCTGGAGAGGCCTGACATTGACCCCAGCAGCACC GAGCGGGCCTTCCTCAGCGTCTCCAATTACATCTTCACGGCCATCTTCGTGGCGGAGATGATGGTGAAG GTGGTGGCCCTGGGGCTGCTTTCGGGCGAGCACGCCTACCTTCAGAGCAGCTGGAACCTGCTGGACGGGCTGCTGGTGCTGGTGTCCCTGGTCGACATTGTCGTGGCCATGGCCTCGGCTGGTGGCGCCAAGATCCTGGGCGTTCTGCGCGTGCTGCGTCTGCTGCGGACCTTGCGGCCTCTGAG GGTCATCAGCCGGGCCCCGGGCCTCAAGCTGGTGGTGGAGACGCTGATCTCGTCACTCAGGCCCATCGGGAACATCGTCCTCATCTGCTGCGCCTTCTTCATCATTTTTGGCATCTTGGGTGTGCAG CTCTTCAAAGGGAAGTTCTACTACTGCGAGGGCGGCGACACCAGGAACATCTCCACCAAGGCGCAGTGCCGGGCCGCCCACTACCGCTGG GCCCTGATGTCGCTGTTCGTGCTGTCGTCCAAAGACGGCTGGGTGAACATCATGTACGACGGGCTGGACGCCGTCGGTGTGGACCAGCAG CCCGTGCAGAACCACAACCCCTGGATGCTGCTGTACTTCATCTCCTTCCTGCTCATCGTCAGCTTCTTCGTGCTCAACATGTTCGTGGGCGTCGTGGTCGAGAACTTCCACAAGTGCCGGCAGcaccaggaggcggaggaggcgCGGCGGCGTGAGGAGAAGCGGCTACGGCGCCTGGAGAGGAGGCGCAGGAGTAAGGCGCTCCCGGTGGCGGTGGCGG AGGCCCAGCGCCGGCCCTACTATGCTGACTACTCGCCCACCCGCCGCTCCATTCACTCACTGTGCACCAGCCACTATCTCGATCTCTTCATCACCTTCATTATCTGCGTCAATGTCATCACCATGTCCATGGAGCACTATAACCAACCAAAG TCGCTGGACGAGGCCCTCAAGTACTGCAACTACGTGTTCACCATCGTGTTTGTCTTCGAGGCTGCGCTGAAGCTGGTGGCGTTTGGGTTCCGTCGGTTCTTCAAGGACAG GTGGAACCAGCTGGACCTGGCCATCGTGCTGCTGTCACTCATGGGCATCACGCTGGAGGAGATAGAGATGAGCGCCGCGCTGCCCATCAACCCCACCATCATCCGCATCATGCGTGTGCTCCGCATCGCCCGGG TGCTGAAGCTGCTGAAGATGGCCACGGGCATGCGCGCCCTGCTGGACACCGTCGTGCAAGCCCTGCCCCAG GTGGGCAACCTGGGCCTTCTTTTCATGCTCCTGTTTTTTATCTATGCTGCGCTGGGAGTGGAGCTGTTCGGGCGGCTGG AGTGCAGTGAAGACAACCCCTGTGAGGGCCTGAGCAGGCACGCCACCTTCAGCAACTTCGGCATGGCCTTCCTCACGCTGTTCCGCGTGTCCACGGGGGACAACTGGAACGGGATCATGAAG GACACGCTGCGCGAGTGCACCCGCGAGGACAAGCACTGCCTGAGCTACCTGCCGGCGCTGTCGCCCGTCTACTTCGTGACCTTCGTGCTGGTGGCCCAGTTCGTGCTGGTGAACGTGGTGGTGGCCGTGCTCATGAAGCACCTGGAGGAGAGCAACAAGGAGGCACGCGAGGATGCAGAGTTGGACGCCGAGATCGAGCTGGAGCTGGCGCAGGGCCCCGGGGGTGCACGCCGGGTGGATGCAGACAGGCCTCCCTCGCCCCAGGAGAGTCCGGGCGCCAGGGACACCCCAAACCTCCTTGTCGCACGCAAGGTGTCCGTGTCCAGGATGCTCTCACTGCCCAACGACAGCTACATGTTCCGGCCTGTGGTGCCTGCGGCGGCGCCCCACCCCCGCCCGCTGCAGGAGGTGGAGATGGAGACCTATGGGGCCAGCACCCCCCTGG GCTCCGTGGCCTCTGCACACTCGCCGCCCGCGGAGTCCTGTGCCTCCCTCCAGATCCCATTGGCTGTGTCGTCCCCAGCCAGGAGCAGCGAGACCCTCCACGCCCTGTCCCCTCGGGGCACAGCCCGCTCCCCCAGCCTCAGCCGGCTGCTCTGCAGACAG GAGGCTGTGCGCGCTGATTCCTTGGAAGGGCAGATTGACGGCCCTAGGGACACCCTGGACCCTGCGGAGACTGGCGAGAAAACCCTGGTGAGGCCGGTGTCCCAGGGGGGCTCCCTGCAGTCTCCCCCACGCTCCCCACGGCCCACCAGCACCCGCACCCGGAAGCACACCTTCGGACAGCGCTGTGTCTCCAGCCGGACGGCAGCCCCGGGCGGAGAGGAGGCCGAGGCCTCGGACCCAGCCGACGAGGAGGTCAGCCACATCACCAGCTCCGCCCGCCCCTGGCAGCCCGCGGCCGAGCCCCAGGGCCCCGAAGCCTCTCCCGTGGCCGGCGGCGAGCGGGACCTGCGCAGGCTCTACAGCGTGGATGCTCAGGGCTTCCTGGACAAGCCGGGCCGGGCGGACGAGCAGTGGCGGCCCTCGGCGGAACTGGGCAGCGGGGAgcctggggaggccaaggcctggGGCCCCGAGGCCGAGCCCGCTCTGGGTGCGCGCAGAAAGAAGAAGATGAGCCCCCCCTGTATCTCGGTGGAGCCCCCGGCGGAGGATGAGGGCTCCGCGCGGCCCCCTGCAGCGGAGGGTGGCAGCACCACCCTGAGACGCAGAACCCCGTCCTGTGAGGCCGCCCCTCACAGGGACTCCCTGGAGCCCACGGAGGGCTCAGGCACCGGAGGGGACCCTGCAGCCAAGGGGGAGCGCTGGGGCCAGGCCTCCTGCCGGGCCGAGCACCTGACCGTCCCCAGCTTTGCCTTCGAGCCGCTGGACCTCGGGGGCCCCAGTGGAGACCCTTTCTTGGACGGTAGCCACAGCGTGACCCCAGAACCCAGAGCTTTCTCTTCAGGAGCCATAGTGCTCCTGGAACCCCCAGAAACAGAGCCTCCCATGCCCGTCAGTGACCCCCCAGAGAAGAGGCGGGGGCCGTACCTCACAGTCCCCCAGTGTCCTCTGGAGAAACCAGGGTCCCCCTCAGCCATGCCTGCCCCAGGGGATGGTACAGATGACCCCGTGTAG